The following coding sequences are from one Flavobacteriales bacterium window:
- a CDS encoding antibiotic biosynthesis monooxygenase produces the protein MIVQTPSPPYYAVIFSSVRTEVSDDYIETDDHLMNIAKDIDGFYGMESARNELGIAVSYWRDLEAIDQWRHNADHGRAKVRAREEWYAAYKIRICKVEEDRGFVK, from the coding sequence ATGATCGTTCAAACCCCTTCCCCACCCTACTATGCCGTTATTTTCAGTTCTGTGCGCACCGAAGTCAGTGACGACTATATCGAAACCGACGACCACCTTATGAACATCGCCAAAGACATCGACGGCTTTTATGGCATGGAATCCGCCCGCAATGAACTGGGCATCGCCGTAAGCTACTGGCGTGACCTGGAAGCCATCGACCAATGGCGACACAACGCGGACCACGGCCGGGCTAAAGTCAGAGCACGGGAAGAATGGTATGCCGCATACAAGATCAGGATATGTAAGGTAGAAGAGGATAGGGGTTTTGTAAAGTGA
- a CDS encoding bifunctional folylpolyglutamate synthase/dihydrofolate synthase, with amino-acid sequence MDYAQTLAFLYERLPAFQRIGPAAYRADLGNISVLCAHLHHPEKKFKSIHIAGTNGKGSVAHMMASILQESGLKVGLHTSPHLKDFRERILVNGMKIPTQEVVDFVAGILPVIEEIQPSFFELTVAMAFDHFAREKVDVAVVETGMGGRFDSTNILLPELSVITNIGMDHTAFLGDTLEAIAGEKAGIIKKEVPVVIGETQTETTAVFQKKADDMQAAICWADQEWRSQKIPADESGRWRMLLQRYGETAWEVEPALQGNYQLKNVTTVVCAMELLRKKGWPLTHLTIAEGIRNVGRNTHLMGRWQRIGSGNPIVIADAMHNADGVKASLSQLEEMNYTRLHIVLGVVGDKAPEPVLRLLPKTACYYFCKADLPRAMEARLLQEKAHDTGLSGDIYPSCIAAYEAALNTASSDDLVLIGGSIFVIAEVLPEE; translated from the coding sequence ATGGACTACGCACAAACCCTGGCATTTCTGTATGAACGTCTTCCTGCCTTTCAACGCATAGGTCCGGCTGCCTACCGGGCAGACCTGGGCAACATCAGTGTGTTGTGCGCGCATCTCCATCATCCGGAAAAAAAATTCAAAAGCATTCACATCGCAGGTACGAACGGCAAAGGATCCGTCGCCCATATGATGGCTTCCATCTTACAGGAATCGGGGTTGAAAGTGGGACTTCATACCTCCCCGCATTTAAAGGATTTCAGAGAGCGCATCCTGGTGAACGGCATGAAAATCCCGACGCAGGAAGTGGTAGATTTTGTAGCCGGAATATTGCCGGTCATTGAAGAAATTCAACCATCGTTTTTCGAACTCACCGTGGCGATGGCCTTTGATCATTTTGCGAGAGAGAAAGTAGATGTGGCCGTGGTAGAAACCGGGATGGGCGGACGGTTTGACTCCACCAACATCCTGTTACCTGAACTCTCCGTGATCACCAACATCGGCATGGATCATACGGCATTTTTGGGAGATACGCTGGAAGCCATTGCAGGAGAAAAGGCGGGTATCATAAAAAAGGAAGTGCCTGTGGTGATCGGTGAAACGCAGACTGAAACCACGGCGGTTTTTCAAAAAAAGGCGGATGACATGCAGGCTGCGATCTGCTGGGCGGATCAGGAATGGAGATCGCAAAAGATACCTGCTGATGAATCCGGAAGATGGCGCATGCTCCTCCAACGGTACGGTGAAACGGCATGGGAAGTAGAGCCGGCCTTGCAGGGAAATTACCAGTTAAAGAATGTAACCACGGTGGTATGTGCTATGGAACTGCTAAGGAAGAAAGGATGGCCGCTGACCCATCTAACCATAGCGGAGGGCATACGCAATGTGGGCAGAAACACCCATTTGATGGGGCGGTGGCAACGCATCGGCTCCGGAAACCCAATCGTGATTGCAGATGCCATGCACAATGCGGATGGGGTGAAGGCAAGTCTTTCCCAATTGGAAGAAATGAACTATACCCGGTTACATATTGTATTGGGTGTTGTGGGCGACAAGGCGCCGGAACCTGTTCTCAGGTTGTTGCCTAAAACTGCATGCTATTATTTCTGCAAGGCAGATTTACCAAGGGCCATGGAAGCACGGCTGCTGCAAGAAAAAGCACACGACACCGGGTTATCCGGAGACATTTACCCATCATGCATCGCAGCGTATGAGGCCGCGCTGAACACTGCATCCAGCGATGACCTGGTATTGATCGGGGGCAGCATTTTTGTGATTGCGGAAGTGTTGCCGGAAGAATGA